The Kogia breviceps isolate mKogBre1 chromosome 4, mKogBre1 haplotype 1, whole genome shotgun sequence genome window below encodes:
- the DDX39A gene encoding ATP-dependent RNA helicase DDX39A, which yields MAEQDVENELLDYEEDEEPQAPPESTPAAPKKDVKGSYVSIHSSGFRDFLLKPELLRAIVDCGFEHPSEVQHECIPQAILGMDILCQAKSGMGKTAVFVLATLQQIEPVNGQVTVLVMCHTRELAFQISKEYERFCKYMPSVKVSVFFGGLSIKKDEEVLKKNCPHVVVGTPGRTLALVRNRSLNLKNVKHFVLDECDKMLEQLDMRRDVQEIFRLTPHEKQCMMFSATLSKEIRPVCRKFMQDPMEVFVDDETKLTLHGLQQYYVKLKDSEKNRKLFDLLDVLEFNQVVIFVKSVQRCMALAQLLVEQNFPAIAIHRGMAQEERLSRYQQFKDFQRRILVATNLFGRGMDIERVNIVFNYDMPEDSDTYLHRVARAGRFGTKGLAITFVSDENDAKILNDVQDRFEVNVAELPEEIDISTYIEQSR from the exons ATGGCAGAACAGGATGTGGAAAACGAGCTTCTGGATTATGAGGAAGATGAAGAGCCCCAGGCTCCTCCAGAGAGCACTCCAGCTGCCCCCAAGAAAGATGTCAAGGGTTCCTACGTTTCCATCCACAGCTCTGGCTTCCGGGACTTTCTGCTGAAGCCTGAGCTCCTGAGGGCCATAGTGGACTGTGGCTTCGAGCATCCATCTGAGG TCCAGCACGAGTGTATTCCACAAGCCATCCTGGGCATGGACATCCTGTGCCAGGCCAAGTCAGGGATGGGCAAGACAGCGGTTTTTGTGTTGGCCACCCTGCAGCAGATTGAGCCCGTCAACGGACAG GTGACGGTCCTGGTTATGTGCCACACTCGAGAGCTGGCCTTCCAGATCAGCAAGGAGTATGAGCGCTTCTGCAAATACATGCCCAGCGTCAAG GTGTCTGTATTCTTCGGGGGCCTCTCCATCAAGAAGGATGAGGAGGTGTTGAAGAAGAACTGTCCCCATGTCGTGGTGGGGACGCCGGGCCGGACCCTGGCGCTTGTGCGGAACAGGAGCCTCAACCTGAAGAATGTGAAGCACTTTGTGTTGGACGAGTGTGACAAGATGCTGGAGCAGTTGG ACATGCGGCGGGACGTGCAGGAGATCTTCCGCCTGACACCCCACGAGAAGCAGTGCATGATGTTCAGCGCTACCCTGAGCAAGGAGATCCGGCCCGTCTGCAGGAAATTCATGCAAGAC CCCATGGAGGTGTTTGTGGACGATGAGACCAAGCTCACGCTGCATGGGCTGCAGCAGTACTATGTCAAACTTAAGGACAGTGAGAAGAACCGCAAGCTCTTTGACCTCCTGGATGTGTTGGAGTTTAACCAG GTGGTGATATTTGTGAAGTCGGTGCAGCGCTGCATGGCCTTGGCCCAGCTCCTCGTGGAGCAGAACTTCCCAGCCATTGCCATCCACAGGGGCATGGCCCAGGAGGAGCG CCTGTCACGTTATCAGCAGTTTAAGGATTTCCAGCGGCGGATCCTGGTGGCCACCAATCTGTTTGGCCGAGGAATGGACATTGAGCGTGTCAACATTGTCTTCAATTATGACATGCCCGAGGACTCAGACACCTACCTCCACCGC GTGGCCCGTGCGGGTCGCTTTGGTACCAAAGGCCTGGCCATTACTTTCGTATCTGATGAGAatgatgccaaaatcctcaatgATGTCCAGGACCGGTTTGAAGTGAATGTGGCAGAGCTTCCAGAAGAAATAGACATCTCCACATACA TTGAGCAGAGCCGGTAA